In Terriglobia bacterium, a single window of DNA contains:
- a CDS encoding NADH-quinone oxidoreductase subunit I, translating into MAPLLNKVFMVDLIKGLKVTFKYQHPREVYTEQYPLERPAIAERYRGLPRLNVNPETGETLCIACNLCASACPEHLIVVQSERNPVTKRKEMTSFTLDISRCMFCGLCAEACSTDCLELSQDYEFALSSREGFVFDRARLERGPEPTVYTR; encoded by the coding sequence ATCGCTCCGCTGCTGAACAAAGTCTTCATGGTGGATTTGATCAAGGGCCTGAAGGTTACGTTCAAATACCAGCACCCAAGAGAGGTTTACACCGAGCAGTACCCGCTGGAGCGCCCGGCGATCGCGGAGCGCTACCGCGGGCTGCCGCGCCTGAACGTCAACCCGGAGACGGGCGAGACGCTGTGCATCGCCTGTAACCTGTGCGCCTCCGCTTGCCCCGAGCATTTGATCGTCGTGCAGAGCGAGCGCAACCCGGTGACCAAGCGCAAGGAAATGACCAGCTTCACGCTGGACATCAGCCGCTGCATGTTCTGTGGCCTGTGCGCGGAAGCCTGCTCCACCGATTGCCTGGAACTAAGCCAGGATTACGAATTCGCTCTCTCCAGCCGCGAAGGCTTCGTCTTCGATCGCGCCAGACTGGAGCGCGGCCCGGAACCGACGGTGTACACGCGATGA